One genomic region from Lates calcarifer isolate ASB-BC8 linkage group LG10, TLL_Latcal_v3, whole genome shotgun sequence encodes:
- the si:ch211-272n13.3 gene encoding golgin subfamily B member 1 isoform X1, whose product MPQTDRTAEQEKSKHSGQPSSSKATSYSREENPEAEDSEEEVGEEEEDEEEDDDDDDDEDEEDEEEEEEYEDDEEEDDEEESEEEDGEEDEEENDCEEEDDDNCVASVEVNTTEHEDIQKSSVTKITESADTQNIPDHDISYNSGTSPGNVDASGANAETETQNTDLVCPVGTASYAMAATLNVEEDCVVSAIRVESKFSDEDDSLGKEWSSRQNIISDPGSTGGPVRHGTEPLSPRKVKEEEEFEREMEKDDDDSWSNKQNSNDMVWNDSDDEEDNQTGRFGRNTILANRKDVLPKVEAVNTDSTSDAEDDAGSNKEGLKEEKRRSSWGSSLEDSDSDLPKGDEVKKDILDQKSDIQASGLQQEAATLHEKSILPQPSEDHVDTSAPAVPSPKHVSPKKMLKEPKSFVGPCLASSPQVAGKATVDESEWDSSSNNNDQNDNGSFTKGEVVSSLSKTNVPSNRMGEQYCSDDSWEEDKESIDKASNDPSPAVSPTPEDENTTKKQIPDNDDVESVGQSSQMEGKLDPENEKGDDSTWDDKDESDESEKQQTMKTKDDEVADCGEALNMRISTPANLQSPKLRPTSVGVGDDSDNMLDGCLRGGDKADDEHEARLAAYVPLENKNAIVPQRRESSDDLDREPKQENIFSHPPTKEDVTVGQCHVSDRSTFSDEVLPQTDIDDVDLDSPDEADSIGIRNQQLRNIDEPIIQKEDSTQDEDEDEDDDEDDDDNDNDKGEMRDDDEEEVEGDISDDNDQPENSGESLDTTSPVPETEVSKDKKRDFRSELGLEKGEEEQDSWDSESHSENANMPHEEKQSLHTQDQEEMSTVEEEIRENLFYIPSFLRGERGNRMAVLVPRRSVERPRGGQGEVGTKDSGDNGREHVVKDDTTQRETEKAKCLSLSVWSKLEGDKDRKTDLIEELGVGDIDDLEDASDWDSASTTSKKTLPGRRMASPGLEEFPESTIPSVKEQDEAVAPVAPLTPQRSINSDVGLPSTPTQLIPHPQPRARKMVLQKPESEEESDWEPDNLASSSIKSKIDNQLQNIAELQAVDKPGSPELSAMARESKSNQESDEHQHKEKDNAGDNCELDLKNPWASGHHMGSDRGEMDNDFRDQCTPEERSEAGDDVPWEKRYEKLWVEVEKREVKSTFKNVAGELKEKFGELLKSTCPTENVAEEEQATAESTSAEESSEEEEGEIIVRPTARARSTVLLTIPEQRESGLEDSDLCESTDNSLCEKRMQVCQPLVSDNSQPQEASDLLTDDVLECRSPSPQLTTAQAESNIDHATTAFTDEHTIPISDIDSSSILKDETKLGMFHKQQTDSIFKDKTADLDEAEKNNASSEEKPEEITKSCPHSLSRQSASIQGVSDEELEEDVERFKFKVGKETARTEMEVQKSSASWDAGGTTLDEVGTEKPEIRLGCLSSQAGAVHQEQQPAATKSTNGAPVQSHLPLQQTYYSNKQERQAVEERTLKLELVRGARHSRAPQTNTHVNGDPLSVFDDSTLSEVSDDEERLPTSGQQKNENPEEVEMAEDFDELTQSSDTATDDIDSPTSGYRHASLLIQKLDSATLDSRSMVKLQNIFHEYERSIQKARSRHGYLADKVSQLEMERAELKSSLEEVKDVKSALERNQLELQTEVTNLKFQLKQEQENRRNATMMYNTTRDKLRRTEEQHQLEVQERQKVELTLRNLELEMRTLINNMKQLEDDLGETQRLLAQERSARTLQENLLNSHLRKQQEIEEENKRNISKSNEALSQLTEASDRERELLQQTATLQEQLTILRTDLERSQASSSLKESHILEENETLKEQLEDVRRDLKLNNEALTQTVFNCNNQVTSVKSELAMLTTRLENERQTRETLEVELESTRTRLAGAVKEAEHCLAVHKDTEKALLREKEEHQRLKDRLTGEAASQRETVSSLSQKLAKAEARANSMENEVHRVTLQLTEKGLLLDVLQREKDQATARVKELEMALQAEKELVSRARAQQEATQERLAQAQSESMLLRQQLEEAQNKGVAKERAVTDAQERFSDILTKLRSDSEERVQLVEERNKELASKAADLRDQIYKLEEEKNERETSLRQLQQELADSLKKLSMSEASLEVNTRYRNDLEEEKARLLKDMDRLKVKLEESEDRFVQAERRINSFKSSLDEKEKEINTAAQKLQEALSASAASDTTIKQLEEAVQRLEIENARLEAAAKQQSNKIESLQKGAQEAAMVRGHLEDLVTNLQSSKMTLEDQLSREVQKQSMLSHTAQDSQALWEEELKSRSKLGLRLAELEKEKGELNTQMEIEKKKAKKIAEQKKAVDTRLDQEMKRNTELQKEMYRLRSLLKTAKKKLRDQDTGGAEFGSPMSSLRMDLGRHSQAEGGFGRMKEKVDDLQVQLEREVSRRNQLEKVNGELKDQLASLKSFSHSTEHLEKSKRQLEEEVLDLRRRMEAAQMEQNQLEQYRRDAEERARQEIQQKLEQVNLFLQSQAASQEALDQIKAANEANLRSQLEQKIRELEGELGRARTTQQDSLNQRDSTRTELERYRQLYTEELHLRKSLAAKLERSNSRLAEANSKLLNERSRSLITSSIANGSLGGPSLDVGTLGSPANYGAPLGPLNRSLGLGLSLLSPVTEGQNSRVEDYLAKMQSELDRNISKELNNATAELDIASARMSPVGSASRVELDPVSRATQQYLEVLKKNNMI is encoded by the exons atgcctcaAACAGACAGGACAGCTGAGCAGGAGAAAAGCAAACACTCAGGGCAGCCATCAAGCAGTAAAGCAACATCATATTCTCGCGAGGAAAACCCAGAAGCAGAGGACTCTGAGGAGGAAgttggagaagaggaggaggatgaggaggaagatgatgatgacgatgatgatgaagatgaggaggatgaagaagaggaagaggagtatgaggatgatgaagaagaagatgatgaggaggaaagcgaagaggaggatggggaagaagatgaagaagagaatgactgtgaggaggaggatgatgacaACTGTGTGGCTTCTGTTGAGGTCAACACTACTGAGCATGAAGATATACAAAAATCCTCTGTTACTAAGATTACTGAAAGTGCTGATACTCAAAACATACCTGACCATGACATCTCTTATAACAGTGGAACAAGTCCTGGTAATGTTGATGCCTCGGGGGCAAATGCCGAAACAGAGACTCAAAATACTGACCTTGTCTGCCCAGTTGGAACAGCAAGTTATGCAATGGCAGCGACATTAAATGTAGAGGAAGATTGTGTCGTGTCAGCCATTAGGGTGGAATCTAAGTTTTCTGATGAAGATGACAGCCTTGGAAAAGAATGGTCATCACGCCAAAACATAATTTCAGACCCAGGTTCAACAGGAGGTCCTGTAAGGCATGGCACCGAGCCTCTCTCACCTAGAAAGGTtaaggaagaggaagagtttgagagagaaatggaaaaggaTGATGATGACTCCTGGagcaataaacaaaacagtaatGACATGGTATGgaatgacagtgatgatgaagaagatAATCAAACAGGGAGATTTGGTCGCAACACCATACTTGCTAATCGAAAGGATGTGTTACCTAAGGTTGAAGCAGTAAATACAGACAGCACGTCTGATGCTGAAGATGATGCTGGATCAAACAAAGAAGGCCTCAAAGAAGAGAAACGCAGGTCCTCATGGGGCTCTTCATTAGAGGACAGCGACAGTGACCTGCCCAAAGGAGACGAGGTCAAGAAGGATATACTTGATCAGAAAAGTGACATTCAAGCATCAGGTTTACAACAAGAAGCCGCAACACTGCATGAGAAAAGCATATTACCTCAACCAAGTGAAGACCATGTAGATACGTCAGCTCCAGCTGTACCATCTCCAAAACATGTCTCACCCAAGAAAATGCTAAAGGAACCAAAATCTTTTGTAGGACCATGTTTAGCAAGCTCCCCTCAGGTTGCAGGTAAAGCAACAGTAGATGAATCAGAGTGGGACTCTTCCTCTAACAATAATGACCAAAATGATAATGGCTCCTTCACTAAAGGTGAAGTGGTGTCATCACTTTCTAAAACAAATGTACCATCAAACAGAATGGGAGAGCAGTACTGTTCTGATGACTCTTGGGAAGAAGATAAAGAAAGTATTGATAAAGCATCAAATGACCCCTCCCCTGCAGTGTCACCAACACCCGAGGATGAAAATacaaccaaaaaacaaataccAGATAATGATGATGTTGAGTCAGTTGGTCAGTCATCACAAATGGAAGGGAAATTAGATCCAGAAAATGAGAAAGGTGATGATAGTACCTGGGATGATAAAGATGAAAGTGATGAGtcagaaaagcagcagacaaTGAAGACAAAGGATGATGAAGTTGCAGATTGTGGTGAAGCCTTGAACATGCGGATTTCTACCCCAGCCAATTTGCAGTCACCAAAGTTGAGGCCTACAAGTGTAGGTGTGGGAGATGACTCTGATAATATGCTTGATGGATGCCTTCGTGGAGGCGACAAGGCAGATGATGAGCATGAAGCTAGATTAGCAGCATATGTTCCactagaaaataaaaatgctattGTTCCTCAGAGAAGAGAGTCATCAGATGACCTTGATAGAGAGCCAAAgcaggaaaatattttttcccacccacccaccaaaGAAGATGTCACTGTTGGTCAATGCCATGTTTCAGACAGAAGCACATTTTCTGATGAAGTATTACCTCAGACTGACATTGATGATGTAGATTTAGACTCACCTGATGAAGCAGACAGCATAGGCATAAGAAATCAGCAGCTCAGAAACATTGACGAACCTATAATTCAG AAAGAAGATTCCACTcaggatgaagatgaagatgaggatgacGATGAAGATGACGACGACAACGACAATGACAAAGGGGAGatgagagatgatgatgaggaggaagtggaaggAGACATCTCAGATGACAATGATCAGCCTGAAAACAGTGGAGAGTCCCTTGACACCACTTCACCTGTTCCTGAAACCGAAGTCTCAAAAGATAAGAAAAGAG ATTTCCGGTCTGAGCTGGGTCTCgagaagggagaggaagagcaagATTCTTGGGACTCTGAG TCCCATTCTGAAAATGCCAATATGCCACATGAAGAGAAACAAAGCTTGCATACTCAGGATCAAGAAGAGATGTCCACTGTTGAAGAAGAAATTAGAGAAA ACTTGTTTTATATTCCCTCTTTTCTAAGAGGGGAAAGAGGCAATAGGATGGCAGTTCTAGTTCCTCGGAGGAGTGTAGAAAGGCCAAGAGGCGGCCAGGGAGAGG TTGGAACCAAGGATAGTGGTGATAATGGAAGAGAACATGTTGTTAAAGATGATACTACACAGAGAGAG ACTGAGAAAGCAAAATGCCTGTCACTTAGTGTTTGGAGCAAACTTGAAGGAGATAAGGACCGAAAGACAG ACCTAATAGAAGAGCTTGGTGTGGGTGATATTGATGATCTTGAAG ATGCATCAGACTGGGACTCGGCCAGTACAACCAGTAAGAAAACCCTGCCTGGCCGCAGAATGGCCTCCCCCGGACTTGAGGAGTTTCCAGAATCCACCATTCCATCTGTTAAAGAGCAGGATGAAGCTGTCGCTCCAGTAGCACCCTTGACACCTCAGAGGAGCATCAACTCTGATGTGGGATTGCCCAGCACACCCACTCAACTCATACCCCATCCTCAACCTCGAGCAAGGAAAATGGTGCTTCAGAAACCAGAGAGTGAAGAAG AGTCAGATTGGGAACCAGACAATTTGGCATCATCTTCCATTAAATCCAAAATTGACAATCAGCTGCAAAACATAGCTGAGCTTCAGGCAGTTGATAAACCAG GTTCTCCTGAGCTTTCAGCAATGGcaagagaaagtaaaagtaacCAAGAGTCTGATGAGCATCAACATAAG GAGAAAGATAATGCAGGAGATAATTGTGAGTTAGATTTAAAAAACCCATGGGCATCTGGGCATCACATGGGctctgacagaggagaaatgGATAACGACTTCCGAGATCAGTGCACTCCTGAAGAAAGAAGTGAAGCAGGTGATGACGTTCCATGGGAGAAACGTTACGAGAAGCTCTGGGTAGAGGTGGAGAAACGGGAAGTAAAATCCACCTTCAAGAATGTTGCTGGTGAATTAAAAGAGAAGTTTGGGGAACTGCTTAAATCAACATGTCCCACAGAAAATGTTGCAGAAGAAGAACAGGCCACAGCTGAATCTACTTCTGCAGAAGAGTcaagtgaggaagaggagggggaaatCATTGTGCGCCCCACAGCCAGAGCAAGGAGTACTGTCCTTCTTACTATACCTGAGCAGAGGGAGTCTGGACTGGAAGACTCTGACCTTTGTGAGTCAACTGACAACTCTCTGTGTGAAAAAAGGATGCAGGTCTGTCAGCCCCTGGTCAGCGACAACAGCCAGCCTCAGGAGGCATCAGATCTACTCACTGATGATGTTCTGGAGTGCAGGTCTCCCTCACCACAACTCACCACAGCACAGGCAGAGAGCAACATAGATCATGCTACCACAGCTTTTACTGATGAACACACCATACCCATTTCTGATATTGACTCTAGCTCAATCTTAAAAGATGAGACCAAACTTGGGATGTTCCACAAGCAACAGACAGACTCAATCTTTAAGGACAAAACTGCTGATCTAGATGAAGCTGAGAAGAACAATGCAAGTTCAGAGGAGAAACCTGAGGAGATCACAAAGTCTTGCCCCCATTCCCTAAGCAGACAGTCAGCATCTATCCAGGGTGTCTCTGATGAGGAGCTGGAAGAGGACGTGGAAAGGTTTAAATTTAAG GTTGGCAAAGAGACAGCAAGGACTGAAATGGAAGTGCAAAAATCCAGTGCTTCCTGGGATGCTGGCGGAACGACATTGGATGAAGTGGGTACTGAGAAACCTGAGATCAGGTTAGGATGCCTGTCAAGTCAAGCTGGAGCAGTTCACCAGGaacagcagcctgcagccacCAAGAG CACCAACGGGGCTCCAGTGCAATCGCATCTCCCACTCCAGCAGACCTACTATAGCAACAAACAGGAGAGACAAGCTGTAGAGGAGAGGACATTAAAGCTGGAGCTGGTCAGAGGGGCCCGGCACAGCAGAGCCCCTCAGACCAACACCCATGTTAATGGagatcctctctctgtgtttgacgATAGCACTTTAAGTGAAGTGTCGGACGATGAAGAAAG GTTGCCTACCAGTGGACAACAGAAAAATGAG AACCCTGAAGAGGTGGAGATGGCAGAAGACTTTGATGAACTCACTCAGTCATCAGACACAGCCACAGATGACATCGACTCTCCTACTTCAGGCTATCGGCACGCATCCCTCCTCATTCAGAAGCTGGACTCAGCCACTTTAG ACTCCAGGAGCATGGTGAAGCtacagaacatttttcatgaATATGAACGCTCCATCCAAAAGGCAAGGAGTCGCCATGGGTACTTGGCTGACAAGGTGAGCCAGCTGGAAATGGAGAGAGCGGAGTTAAAAAGCTCTCTAGAGGAAGTTAAAGACGTTAAGTCTGCCTTGGAGCGCAACCAGCTGGAATTGCAGACCGAAGTCACAAACCTCAA ATTTCAGTTGAAACAGGAGCAGGAAAATCGACGCAATGCCACCATGATGTACAACACCACCAGAGATAAGCTGAGGAGGACGGAGGAGCAGCACCAGTTAGAGGTTCAGGAAAGACAGAAGGTGGAGCTCACCCTCAGGAACCTGGAGCTAGAGATGAGGACTCTGATCAACAACATGAAACAG CTTGAAGACGACCTTGGTGAGACCCAAAGGCTGCTGGCTCAGGAGCGCAGTGCAAGGACACTGCAGGAGAATCTGCTCAACAGCCATCTCCGTAAGCAACAAGAGATCGAGGAGGAGAACAAAAGAAATATAAGCAAGAGCAATGAG GCCTTGTCTCAGCTCACTGAGGCCagtgacagggagagagagttgcTACAGCAGACTGCTACCTTACAGGAGCAGCTGACCATCCTTAGAACAGACCTTGAGCGTTCGCAGGCCAGCAGCAGTCTCAAAGAGAGCCACATTTTGGAGGAGAACGAGACCCTCAAGGAACAGCTAGAAGATGTTCGACGAGATCTTAAACTCAACAATGAAGCCCTGACACAAACTGTCTTCAATTGCAATAACCAAGTGACCAGTGTAAAGTCTGAGTTAGCTATGTTAACAACCCGCCTGGAAAATGAGCGACAGACTCGCGAAACATTGGAGGTAGAACTAGAGTCTACTCGTACCCGCCTGGCTGGTGCAGTAAAGGAGGCTGAGCATTGCCTGGCAgttcacaaagacacagagaaagctCTTCTCCGGGAGAAAGAGGAACACCAGCGTCTTAAAGACAGACTCACAG GTGAAGCAGCCAGTCAGCGTGAGACAGTCAGCAGCCTTTCCCAGAAGCTGGCCAAGGCAGAGGCTCGAGCAAACAGCATGGAGAATGAAGTTCATCGGGtcacactgcagctgacagAGAAGGGCCTACTGCTGGATGTTCTACAACGGGAGAAGGACCAGGCAACTGCACGTGTCAAGGAGCTAGAGATGGCTCTGCAGGCAGAGAAGGAGCTGGTCAGCCGTGCTAGAGCTCAGCAAGAGGCCACACAGGAGCGGCTAGCCCAAGCCCAAAGTGAGAGTATGTTATTACGGCAACAGTTAGAAGAGGCCCAGAACAAAGGTGTTGCAAAGGAGCGTGCTGTGACAGATGCCCAAGAGCGCTTCAGCGACATTCTGACCAAGCTGCGCTCCGACAGCGAAGAGAGGGTACAACtagtggaggagagaaacaaggaGCTCGCCAGTAAGGCTGCTGATCTCAGAGATCAGATCTACAAgttggaggaagagaagaacGAAAGAGAG ACTAGTCTaaggcagctgcagcaggagctAGCTGACTCACTCAAGAAGCTGTCAATGAGTGAGGCTTCTCTGGAGGTTAACACGCGTTATCGCAAtgacctggaggaggagaaagccCGGCTCCTTAAAGACATGGACAGGCTTAAAGTAAAG cTGGAGGAAAGCGAAGACCGCTTTGTGCAGGCTGAGAGGCGTATCAACAGTTTTAAGAGCAGTCttgatgagaaagaaaaggaaatcaaCACTGCTGCTCAGAAACTGCAGGAGGCGCTGTCTGCCTCAGCAGCTTCTGATACCACCATTAAACAGCTGGAGGAAGCTGTGCAGAG GCTCGAAATAGAGAATGCCAGGCTGGAAGCGGCTGCAAAGCAACAGTCCAACAAAATCGAGTCACTTCAGAAAGGAGCTCAGGAAGCTGCCATG gtcagaggtcatttGGAGGACTTGGTTACAAACCTCCAAAGCAGTAAGATGACTTTGGAAGACCAACTCAGTAGAGAG GTCCAGAAGCAAAGCATGCTGTCTCACACAGCCCAGGACTCTCAGGCCTTGtgggaggaggagctgaaaagTCGCTCTAAGTTAGGACTGCGTCTGGCAGAgcttgaaaaggaaaaaggagaacTGAATACCCAG ATGGAAatagagaagaagaaagcaaagaaaatagCAGAACAGAAAAAGGCTGTGGACACTCGTCTGGAtcaagagatgaagagaaacacagagctTCAAAAAGAAATGTACAG GCTGCGTTCTCTATTGAAGACTGCAAAAAAGAAACTGCGGGATCAGGACACAGGTGGAGCTGAGTTTGGCTCTCCTATGAGCAGTCTACGGATGGACTTGGGGAGACACAGCCAGGCTGAAGGTGGCTTTGGACGAATGAAAGAAAAG GTGGACGATTTGCAGGTGCAACTGGAGAGGGAAGTGTCCCGTCGCAACCAGCTAGAGAAGGTGAATGGTGAGCTTAAGGATCAGCTGGCCTCCCTGAAAAGCTTCAGCCACAGCACTGAGCATCTGGAAAAGAGTAAGAGGCAGCtagaggaggaggtgttggacCTGAGGCGCAGAATGGAGGCCGCTCAGATGGAGCAGAACCAGCTGGAGCAGTACCGCCGTGATGCAGAGGAAAGGGCCCGTcaagaaatacaacagaaattGGAGCAGGTTAACCTCTTCCTGCAG tCCCAGGCAGCATCCCAAGAAGCATTAGATCAGATTAAAGCAGCCAATGAGGCTAACCTGCGCTCTCAGCTGGAGCAGAAGATCCGGGAGCTGGAGGGAGAACTGGGTCGCGCCCGCACCACCCAGCAAGACAGCCTTAACCAAAGAGACTCCACACGCACCGAGCTAGAGCGATACCGGCAGCTTTACACTGAGGAGCTGCACCTCCGCAAGTCCCTGGCTGCTAAACTAGAGAG GTCCAACAGTCGGCTTGCAGAAGCCAATTCCAAGTTGCTCAATGAGCGCAGCAGGTCTCTTATCACCAGCAGCATTGCAAACGGTAGCCTTGGAGGGCCCTCGCTGGACGTGGGCACTTTGGGTTCACCAGCAAACTATGGGGCCCCACTGGGGCCCCTCAACAGAAGCCTCGGCCTGGGACTCTCCCTTCTCAGCCCTGTGACTGAGGGACAGAACAGCAGGGTGGAGGACTATCTGGCCAAG ATGCAGAGTGAGTTGGATAGAAACATATCAAAGGAATTAAACAATG CCACAGCAGAGCTGGACATTGCCTCTGCCCGTATGTCCCCTGTGGGCTCGGCCTCGAGGGTGGAGCTGGACCCCGTCAGCAGGGCGACGCAGCAGTACTTGGAGgtactgaagaaaaacaatatgatCTGA